attattattttaatgatttatttaaattattaatctaATACACTGAAACTAAGTTgagattaaataatttatttttcaataaatatatgTACGACTtggatattttttattattattaaaaaaaattgaaaaaggaaaaaaaaaaggaaaaagaaaaaagaacaaTTATGTCAAGCCTGCCACTTCATTTTATTTTACAAATAAAGTTGGTAAGATAGCAGTCTATCGGTGACTTTTATTTCTCACCAAATCTCCCAGCTGATAGACCCTCAGCCGTCGATCGACCACCCGTCGTTCTAATCAACGGCCCACAATGTCTCAGTTAACTCACCAAGCTCCCACTCTCCTCAAACCACTCTACGCCGCCCTCTCCGCCACGCGCCACCTTACCTCCGCCTCCACGACCCCGATCACCGTTGAAACATCCGTCCCTTTTACCGGCCACAAGATCGATCCCCCATCACGTTCCGTAGGTACGACCCCACAAGAATTGCTGACCTTCTTCCGCGACATGGCCTTGATGCGCCGTATGGAAATCGCCGCAGACTCACTCTACAAAGCCAAATTAATCCGCGGATTCTGCCATCTCTACGACGGACAGGAAGCCGTATCCGTTGGAATGGAGGCTGCTATCACTAGGAAGGATTGCATAATCACTGCGTATAGAGATCACTGCCTTTTCCTCTCCCGTGGGGGGACGCTTCTGGAGTCGTTTGCGGAGCTTATGGGGAGAAAGGATGGGTGTTCGAAGGGGAAAGGGGGTTCGATGCATTTTTATAAGAAGTCTGGAGGGTTTTACGGAGGGCATGGGATTGTTGGGGCGCAGGTTCCGTTAGGTTGCGGGTTGGCTTTTGCGCAGAAGTATAATAAGGATGAGACTGTGACATTTGCGATGTATGGTGATGGAGCTGCGAATCAGGGGCAGTTGTTTGAGGCCTTGAATATGGCTGCTCTGTGGGATCTGCCTGCAATTCTGGTTTGCGAGAATAATCATTGTAAGATTGTTCAAAGATTGGAGCTTTtgcatttcattttattttattttgtatgaaTGTACATTTAGAAGGTTTGTTGAGTTATTGAGTTTTACTTGAATGTTCCATTTGATTCGTTAAGTTTAGGAGCTGCGAATATTCTTGTGATGAAGTTATAGGGGGCGGTGTTTCTTAATGAAATTATTTAGATTTTAATTGTATGAAAGCTTAGGATTAGCCTGAGTTGATTTACTAGGCCTTGTTGTAATGATCAAAAGTTGGAGGATTCCATAATTCACTTTCTTGTCACCACTCTCAATTCGTACTACTGAGAAAAATTTAAGAGTTTATACTTTATGACTGAGGATTGGTGCTTCACGACTGAAATTGAGTGCCAGACTATGATTGATAAATGTgatgtttgttttttttgtttggaTGTTAGAAGTGATTTATCTGAATTACAAGCCTTTGTTGGTTTGTGGACATTTGATTATCTTAGGTGTATCTACATGCAGATGGAATGGGCACGGCAGAATGGAGGGCAGCAAAGAGTCCTGCATATTACAAGAGAGGGGATTATGTTCCAGGGTTGAAGGTGGGTCATTTGTAACATTATCTTGAAAAATTATTGTCTCAAACTACTTTTACATGCTAAATACCTGACTTTGTTCCTATAAGTTCTGTTATTGAAACTCAGTGCACATGGGATTTAAATGACATCTTGCAACTGTAGATTACTTTTtaggaaaatattttagttaCAAACTTCATGATCAATGATGTATCGTTCAGTCAGATAGATTTAGGCCTTTTGACGGAACCAGATTTTGTTTAGAATTATAAATTAAGAACTCAGGTAAATGAATGTAAAAAAGGTGTATTGCATCTATCAAAGTCTCTGATTTTTCAACTATATTGGTGTGTGCATTTTTTGTTCATCACAGGACTTGTTGAGGTAAGAATCACAATAGTTCATACGTTTTGTGGGTCCTGAGTTGACTCCTGAAGTTGAACTAATAGACCACAGAACAAATATACTTTAATTTTGTATACgagtgatgaaaatgttcttgCAGTTAGTTGATAAGTAAATTTACTTCCTTATCTTGAATTTTTGATAACGTAGTTAACATGGAATCTTTGTCTTGTTACTTAGTTTTCTCATCtcttttcaaatgatttattagcTGTTTATGTCTCACAACAGGTGGATGGTATGGATGTTCTTGCGGTCAAACAGGCATGCAAGTTTGCTAAGGAGCATGTCTTGAAGAATGGACCAATTGTGAGTG
The Primulina tabacum isolate GXHZ01 chromosome 9, ASM2559414v2, whole genome shotgun sequence DNA segment above includes these coding regions:
- the LOC142556826 gene encoding pyruvate dehydrogenase E1 component subunit alpha, mitochondrial-like, whose product is MSQLTHQAPTLLKPLYAALSATRHLTSASTTPITVETSVPFTGHKIDPPSRSVGTTPQELLTFFRDMALMRRMEIAADSLYKAKLIRGFCHLYDGQEAVSVGMEAAITRKDCIITAYRDHCLFLSRGGTLLESFAELMGRKDGCSKGKGGSMHFYKKSGGFYGGHGIVGAQVPLGCGLAFAQKYNKDETVTFAMYGDGAANQGQLFEALNMAALWDLPAILVCENNHYGMGTAEWRAAKSPAYYKRGDYVPGLKVDGMDVLAVKQACKFAKEHVLKNGPIILEMDTYRYHGHSMSDPGSTYRTRDEISGVRQERDPIERIRKLILSHDIATEKELKDTEKEVRKEVDDAIALAKESPLPDSSELFTNIYVKGLGAESFGADRKELRVVLP